In Xenopus laevis strain J_2021 chromosome 2S, Xenopus_laevis_v10.1, whole genome shotgun sequence, a genomic segment contains:
- the LOC121400785 gene encoding lamina-associated polypeptide 2, isoforms alpha/zeta-like: MSTLEPPPVKRHRKSKHLQCRACDTLLPDDYGKRFCKDCLSYLAHKDVEALPEASSSWIKEFIKSTMKDMFNQLQPGPVPIADDIVNSPTIVNPISLDGSTQDSSSDEEEILALFPVESTAKLIRRVRLTMESLESEDSQATTSQVAKKSKNFPVHPVMKDLMTREWKNPEKPPSITKRQKLLFPIQEEEIQSWGTPPKVDVAIARLSNKTLIPVEDGSGLKDPMDRKMESLLKRVYNTGTAICKPALAASAVARSTRHWLKQFTEDINNNISRVELLESLEKVNMAVEFLCDSSIESIKLAAKTMALSTASRRALWLRTWSADSVSKNSLCAMAFEPGRLFGSELDKLLESLSGSKNKRLPQENQSNRSKNSFFRNRRTSPKRDNYFQRDRRRNDTNSFRPNRAFNSSRGERGFGKTFPPKKRPSF; encoded by the coding sequence atgtctACCCTAGAGCCACCACCTGTCAAAAGACACAGGAAGTCAAAGCATCTGCAGTGTAGAGCATGTGACACACTTCTCCCAGATGACTATGGGAAAAGGTTTTGTAAGGACTGTCTGTCCTATCTGGCTCACAAGGATGTTGAAGCACTTCCTGAAGCTTCTTCTTCGTGGATTAAGGAGTTTATAAAATCAACTATGAAGGATATGTTTAACCAGTTGCAACCTGGCCCAGTCCCTATTGCGGATGATATTGTGAATTCTCCTACAATAGTTAATCCTATATCTTTAGACGGATCAACTCAGGATTCATCCTCGGATGAGGAAGAAATCTTAGCCTTGTTTCCGGTGGAAAGCACTGCGAAATTGATCAGGAGAGTAAGGTTAACGATGGAATCTCTGGAAAGCGAGGATTCGCAGGCAACCACTTCTCAGGTAGCtaagaaatctaaaaattttCCGGTTCACCCAGTCATGAAAGATTTAATGACTAGAGagtggaaaaatcctgaaaagccTCCGTCtataacaaaaagacaaaagctTTTGTTTCCCATTCAGGAAGAGGAGATACAGTCCTGGGGGACTCCTCCGAAAGTAGATGTAGCCATTGCCAGACTGTCTAATAAAACACTCATTCCTGTGGAAGATGGTTCAGGTTTAAAGGATCCTATGGATCGCAAGATGGAGTCCTTACTTAAAAGAGTTTATAATACGGGTACAGCTATTTGTAAGCCAGCCTTGGCTGCCTCGGCAGTGGCTAGATCAACCAGGCATTGGCTCAAACAATTCACGGAGGATATCAACAACAACATATCCCGTGTGGAGCTTCTGGAATCCCTGGAAAAGGTCAATATGGCAGTTGAGTTCTTGTGTGACTCATCCATTGAAAGTATTAAGCTAGCTGCGAAAACTATGGCTTTATCTACAGCATCCAGAAGAGCTTTATGGCTAAGAACCTGGTCAGCTGATTCAGTATCCAAAAACAGCTTATGTGCCATGGCATTTGAACCAGGTCGTCTCTTTGGATCAGAGCTGGATAAACTTTTGGAATCTTTGTCAGGCTCTAAGAATAAGCGTCTTCCTCAGGAAAACCAATCAAATAGGagcaaaaattcctttttccgGAATAGAAGAACATCACCTAAAAGAGATAACTACtttcaaagagacagaagaaggaacGATACAAATTCCTTTCGGCCCAATAGAGCATTCAATTCTTCCAGAGGTGAGAGAGGATTTGGGAAAACCTTCCCACCAAAGAAAAGGCCATccttctga